The Papaver somniferum cultivar HN1 chromosome 3, ASM357369v1, whole genome shotgun sequence genome includes a region encoding these proteins:
- the LOC113359552 gene encoding uncharacterized protein LOC113359552 translates to MVFTTPIGRRIVYRLRLEFPFTNNIIEYEAVIHALRVIIALGIHNVRLTSDSQLIIRKIDGTYQASDLCLQRYLQLAKHYIEQIPNITFRHLNRINNRYADTLAFIASMTVSPEATNVRIEKVLLSSIPLEGNMDILVVDSVAQEESLPEDDWRTPIIKYLSNGYLPNDQLIAHKIISRSGNYQLRDGNHSGGRSLAHKARLQGYFWPRMNEDSKQMAKICIECQKFGKRRHAPSMDLKSVLSPWPFDKWGVDIVGPLRAGTGQRKYLILATDYFIKWVEASSLRHIRDHDIFKFLFEHIICRFGIPAAIVSDNEAQPQGKNIDLLFNCFKIRKNKSMPIYAESNGQAEATNKTIADILKKRLDGYEASWCEQLHNVLWAYRTTKMEAT, encoded by the exons ATGGTTTTTACAACCCCCATCGGCCGAAGGATCGTCTATAGATTAAGGCTCGAATTCCCTTTCACTAACAATAtaatcgaatacgaggcagtaatACATGCCCTCCGAGTCATCATCGCGTTGGGCATCCATAATGTGCGTCTCACAAGCGATTCACAACTCATTATCCGGAAAATAGATGGAACGTACCAAGCCTCGGATCTATGTCTGCAGCGATACCTTCAACTCGCTAAGCACTATATCGAGCAGATACCAAACATCACGTTCCGCCACTTAAACCGAATCAACAACAGATATGCTGATACCTTAGCATTCATAGCTTCCATGACAGTTAGCCCTGAAGCTACCAATGTCAGAATCGAAAAAGTTCTACTCTCCTCCATTCCATTGGAAGGAAACATGGACATCCTCGTTGTCGACTCAGTAGCCCAGGAGGAAAGTCTGCCAGAGGATGACTGGAGGACGCCCATCATCAAGTATCTATCTAACGGATACCTCCCCAACGATCAATTAATCGCACACAAGATAATATCAAGGTCTGGGAACTACCAACTCCGGGATG GAAACCATAGTGGAGGACGATCCCTCGCTCATAAAGCAAGATTACAGGGGTATTTTTGGCCTCGCATGAACGAGGACTCGAAGCAAATGGCAAAAATTTGCATAGAGTGCCAAAAATTTGGCAAAAGAAGACATGCACCTTCAATGGACTTAAAGTCCGTCCTAAGTCCCTGGCCATTCGACAAATGGGGGGTGGATATTGTCGGACCCCTAAGAGCCGGTACTGGACAACGGAAGTATTTAATCTTGGCCACAGACTACTTCATTAAATGGGTGGAGGCCTCATCTTTAAGACACATAAGAGaccatgatatctttaaatttctCTTCGAGCATATTATATGCCGCTTCGGTATCCCGGCCGCTATTGTATCTGATAACGAGGCACAACCCCAAGGTAAAAACATCGATCTTCTCTTTAATTGTTTCAAGATCAGAAAAAACAAATCTATGCCAATCTATGCTGAGAGCAATGGCCAGGCAGAGGCcacaaacaaaactatcgccGACATCCTCAAGAAGAGACTTGACGGATATGAAGCTAGTtggtgtgaacaactacacaacgtcctatgggcctatcgaaccacaAAAATGGAAGCCACATGA